From one Ictalurus punctatus breed USDA103 chromosome 20, Coco_2.0, whole genome shotgun sequence genomic stretch:
- the tnk2b gene encoding tyrosine kinase, non-receptor, 2b isoform X3, protein MQCEEGTEWLLELLMEVQLQQYFLLIRDDLNVTRLSHFDYVKNEDLEKIGMGRPGQRRLWEAVKRRKAMCKRKSWMSKVFSGKRPDGDFQPQATSTFRKLSGTPPPTDGQQQALTCLIGEKELVLCEKLGDGSFGVVKRGEWVTPGGKVLNVAVKCLKTDVLNQPDALDDFIREVNAMHSLDHQNLIRLYGVVLTHPMKMVTELAPLGSLLDRLRKTQGHFLISTLCQYAIQIANGMAYLETRRFIHRDLAARNILLASNELVKIGDFGLMRALPNNDDHYVMQEHRKVPFAWCAPESLKTRTFSHATDTWMFGVTLWEMCTYGQEPWLGLNGSQILHKIDKEGERLPKPEDCPQDIYNVMLQCWAQKPDDRPTFVALREFLMETMPTDMRALQDFDEPDKLHIQINDVITIIEGRAENYWWRGQNKSTMKVGQFPRNAVTSVAGLSAHDISRPLKNSFIHTGHGDSNPQRCWGFPDRIDDLYLGNPMDPPDVLGLDLNAPRPTQLPGRAKKDPPPRPPQPSALTNKPNYDPVTEDLTSSGLRRLSLKKPSTKGLKLKPSAWVSATRLSDRSIYGLRSPGSGTPTEVSLIDFGEEMFSSTPSPVVESQVPSLARLALEAENILDCTPPQSPSRSLPRPLHPTPVVDWDSRPLPPPPAYDDVAQDEDDIEVSSINSTEMRVPDEPGSPYAPCTPAYEDRLRVDNDLFLPCKQSRSHTFSQSAEIFQELQQECMRRLNVPVGSVSPDPYRQIFLSTCEDKPQVPPRVPIPPRPPKSTGSDCARWSRDLSPASCGEDEKERPPQIPPRDPLSQPGSRTPSPMNRTTHYLSTSPGKLMPTTQSFASDPKYAAPKVIQAQGKDKEATKGPCILPIVRDGKKVSNTHYYLLPERPTYLDRYDKFFKEAEEDERRPVNTATVRPMVQHQGDTKSNFSCNNNCSLPARAGITNSLSLNKVITEGLGSRAEGAAHPERVKLVQEAVHGVTIEECQTALQNHSWNMQKAVHYLKVEQLFCLGLKSRVECHKILEMCDWNLELASTQLLDSYGSVKQTR, encoded by the exons ATGCAGTGTGAAGAAGGCACCGAGTGGCTCCTGGAGCTGCTGATGGAGGTGCAGCTGCAGCAGTATTTCCTGCTCATCCGCGACGACCTCAACGTCACGCGCCTGTCGCACTTCGACTACGTCAAGAACGAAGACCTCGAGAAGATCGGCATGGGTCGACCCG GACAGAGACGGCTGTGGGAGGCGGTGAAGAGGAGAAAAGCGATGTGCAAGCGCAAGTCTTGGATGAGTAAG GTGTTCAGCGGGAAGAGGCCAGACGGAGATTTTCAGCCGCAGGCGACCAGCACTTTCCGGAAGCTTTCGGGCACTCCTCCACCTACAGACGGCCAGCAGCAGGCCCTCACCTGCCTGATCGGCGAGAAGGAGCTGGTGCTGTGCGAGAAGCTCGGAGACGGTTCGTTTGGCGTGGTGAAGCGTGGAGAGTGGGTCACCCCAGGGGGGAAAGTG TTGAACGTGGCGGTGAAGTGTCTGAAGACGGACGTCCTGAACCAGCCGGACGCTCTGGACGACTTCATCCGCGAGGTCAACGCCATGCACTCGCTCGACCACCAGAACCTCATCCGTCTCTACGGAGTCGTCCTCACGCACCCCATGAAGATG GTGACGGAGCTGGCTCCTCTCGGCTCTTTGCTGGACCGCTTGCGGAAGACCCAGGGCCACTTCCTCATCTCCACGCTGTGCCAGTACGCCATCCAGATCGCTAACGGTATGGCCTACCTGGAGACCAGGCGCTTCATTCACCGCGACCTAGCTGCCCGCAACATCCTGCTGGCCTCCAACGAGCTCGTCAAGATCGGCGACTTCGGCCTGATGAGGGCGCTGCCCAACAACGACGATCATTACGTCATGCAGGAGCACCGCAAGGTCCCTTTCGCCTG GTGTGCCCCAGAGAGCCTGAAGACACGCACGTTTTCCCACGCTACGGACACGTGGATGTTCGGGGTGACCCTGTGGGAGATGTGCACCTACGGTCAGGAGCCGTGGCTCGGCCTCAACGGCAGTCAG ATCCTCCATAAGATCGACAAGGAGGGCGAGAGGCTGCCGAAGCCCGAGGACTGTCCCCAGGACATCTATAATGTCATGCTGCAGTGCTGGGCGCAGAAACCCGACGACAGGCCTACGTTCGTGGCTCTCCGAGAGTTCCTGATGGAGACCATGCCGACCGACATGAGGGCGCTGCAGGACTTCGACGAGCCCGACAAGCTGCACATCCAGATCAACGacgtcatcaccatcatcgaGGGCAG GGCAGAGAATTATTGGTGGCGAGGGCAGAACAAGAGCACAATGAAGGTGGGTCAGTTCCCCAGGAACGCGGTCACTTCGGTAGCCGGACTGTCTGCTCACGACATCAGCCGGCCTCTGAAGAACAGCTTCATCCACACGGGCCACGGAGACTCCAACCCTCAGCGCTGCTGGGGCTTCCCGGATCGGATAGACGA TCTGTATCTGGGGAACCCCATGGACCCTCCGGATGTCCTCGGGCTGGATCTGAATGCTCCCAGGCCCACGCAGCTTCCCGGGCGAGCCAAAA AGGATCCTCCCCCTCGGCCCCCTCAGCCTTCTGCGCTCACGAACA AGCCAAACTACGACCCAGTTACAGAGGACCTGACGTCCTCCGGTCTGAGGCGCCTCTCGTTAAAAAAGCCCAGCACAAAAGGCCTGAAACTGAAACCGTCAGCTTGGGTTTCAGCCACCAGGCTGAGCGATCGCTCCATTTATGGCCTCCGATCTCCAGGAAGTGGTACTCCCACGGAGGTCTCTCTTATAGACTTTGGAGAGGAAATGTTCTCCTCTACCCCCTCTCCTGTTGTAGAGTCCCAAGTCCCTAGTCTCGCTCGGTTGGCCCTGGAGGCTGAGAATATCTTGGATTGTACCCCACCCCAGAGTCCGTCCCGGTCTCTGCCTCGGCCGCTCCACCCCACACCGGTGGTAGACTGGGACTCGagacctcttcctcctcctccagcgTATGATGACGTAGCACAGGACGAAGACGACATCGAGGTGAGCTCGATCAACAGCACAGAGATGAGAGTTCCCGACGAACCAGGCTCTCCGTATGCTCCCTGTACTCCTGCGTACGAAGACAGACTCCGAGTAGACAATGATCTCTTCCTCCCCTGCAAGCAGAGCCGATCTCACACCTTCTCACAATCGGCCGAGATCTTCCAGGAGCTCCAGCAGGAGTGCATGAGGCGTCTGAACGTCCCCGTAGGCTCCGTGAGTCCTGATCCCTACCGCCAGATCTTCCTGTCGACCTGCGAAGACAAGCCCCAGGTCCCACCTCGAGTCCCGATCCCACCTCGACCTCCAAAAAGCACGGGAAGCGACTGTGCCCGCTGGTCACGTGACCTGTCTCCAGCCTCGTGCGGGGAGGACGAGAAGGAGCGTCCGCCCCAGATCCCCCCGAGGGATCCGCTGTCTCAGCCGGGCTCTCGCACGCCTAGCCCCATGAACCGTACCACACACTACCTCTCCACCTCGCCAGGCAAACTGATGCCCACCACGCAGAGCTTTGCCTCTGACCCCAAATACGCCGCGCCCAAAGTCATTCAGGCCCAAGGCAAAGACAAGGAAGCAACCAAAGGACCCTGCATACTGCCCATCGTCCGAGACGGCAAGAAAGTCAGCAACACGCACTACTACCTGCTGCCCGAGAGGCCCACGTACCTAGACCGCTACGACAAGTTCTTCAAAGAGGCTGAAGAGGACGAGAGGAGGCCGGTCAACACGGCCACGGTCCGACCCATGGTGCAACACCAGGGAGACACAAAATCGAACTTCTCCTGCAATAATAACTGCAGCCTTCCTGCCAGAGCAGGAATTACGAACTCCCTGAGCCTGAACAAAGTCATCACTGAAGGCCTGGGCAGCAGGGCGGAAGGAGCCGCTCACCCTGAAAGAGTTAAACTG GTGCAGGAGGCGGTGCACGGAGTGACGATTGAGGAGTGTCAGACGGCCCTGCAGAACCACAGCTGGAACATGCAGAAGGCTGTGCACTATCTGAAG GTCGAGCAGCTCTTCTGTCTGGGTCTGAAGTCCAGGGTGGAGTGTCATAAGATCCTGGAGATGTGTGACTGGAACCTGGAGCTGGCCAGCACTCAGCTTTTAGACTCTTACGGCTCCGTCAAACAGAC GCGATGA
- the tnk2b gene encoding tyrosine kinase, non-receptor, 2b isoform X5, with product MLSSSIDFPLKMRRFAKLKKTFPFLAHFHVYRKLGSGMQCEEGTEWLLELLMEVQLQQYFLLIRDDLNVTRLSHFDYVKNEDLEKIGMGRPGQRRLWEAVKRRKAMCKRKSWMSKVFSGKRPDGDFQPQATSTFRKLSGTPPPTDGQQQALTCLIGEKELVLCEKLGDGSFGVVKRGEWVTPGGKVLNVAVKCLKTDVLNQPDALDDFIREVNAMHSLDHQNLIRLYGVVLTHPMKMVTELAPLGSLLDRLRKTQGHFLISTLCQYAIQIANGMAYLETRRFIHRDLAARNILLASNELVKIGDFGLMRALPNNDDHYVMQEHRKVPFAWCAPESLKTRTFSHATDTWMFGVTLWEMCTYGQEPWLGLNGSQILHKIDKEGERLPKPEDCPQDIYNVMLQCWAQKPDDRPTFVALREFLMETMPTDMRALQDFDEPDKLHIQINDVITIIEGSLYLGNPMDPPDVLGLDLNAPRPTQLPGRAKKPNYDPVTEDLTSSGLRRLSLKKPSTKGLKLKPSAWVSATRLSDRSIYGLRSPGSGTPTEVSLIDFGEEMFSSTPSPVVESQVPSLARLALEAENILDCTPPQSPSRSLPRPLHPTPVVDWDSRPLPPPPAYDDVAQDEDDIEVSSINSTEMRVPDEPGSPYAPCTPAYEDRLRVDNDLFLPCKQSRSHTFSQSAEIFQELQQECMRRLNVPVGSVSPDPYRQIFLSTCEDKPQVPPRVPIPPRPPKSTGSDCARWSRDLSPASCGEDEKERPPQIPPRDPLSQPGSRTPSPMNRTTHYLSTSPGKLMPTTQSFASDPKYAAPKVIQAQGKDKEATKGPCILPIVRDGKKVSNTHYYLLPERPTYLDRYDKFFKEAEEDERRPVNTATVRPMVQHQGDTKSNFSCNNNCSLPARAGITNSLSLNKVITEGLGSRAEGAAHPERVKLVQEAVHGVTIEECQTALQNHSWNMQKAVHYLKVEQLFCLGLKSRVECHKILEMCDWNLELASTQLLDSYGSVKQTR from the exons ATGCTCTCTAGTTCGATCGATTTCCCTCTTAAGATGCGGCGCTTTGCCAAGCTCAAAAAAACCTTCCCGTTTCTTGCACATTTCCATGTGTACAGA AAGCTGGGCAGCGGTATGCAGTGTGAAGAAGGCACCGAGTGGCTCCTGGAGCTGCTGATGGAGGTGCAGCTGCAGCAGTATTTCCTGCTCATCCGCGACGACCTCAACGTCACGCGCCTGTCGCACTTCGACTACGTCAAGAACGAAGACCTCGAGAAGATCGGCATGGGTCGACCCG GACAGAGACGGCTGTGGGAGGCGGTGAAGAGGAGAAAAGCGATGTGCAAGCGCAAGTCTTGGATGAGTAAG GTGTTCAGCGGGAAGAGGCCAGACGGAGATTTTCAGCCGCAGGCGACCAGCACTTTCCGGAAGCTTTCGGGCACTCCTCCACCTACAGACGGCCAGCAGCAGGCCCTCACCTGCCTGATCGGCGAGAAGGAGCTGGTGCTGTGCGAGAAGCTCGGAGACGGTTCGTTTGGCGTGGTGAAGCGTGGAGAGTGGGTCACCCCAGGGGGGAAAGTG TTGAACGTGGCGGTGAAGTGTCTGAAGACGGACGTCCTGAACCAGCCGGACGCTCTGGACGACTTCATCCGCGAGGTCAACGCCATGCACTCGCTCGACCACCAGAACCTCATCCGTCTCTACGGAGTCGTCCTCACGCACCCCATGAAGATG GTGACGGAGCTGGCTCCTCTCGGCTCTTTGCTGGACCGCTTGCGGAAGACCCAGGGCCACTTCCTCATCTCCACGCTGTGCCAGTACGCCATCCAGATCGCTAACGGTATGGCCTACCTGGAGACCAGGCGCTTCATTCACCGCGACCTAGCTGCCCGCAACATCCTGCTGGCCTCCAACGAGCTCGTCAAGATCGGCGACTTCGGCCTGATGAGGGCGCTGCCCAACAACGACGATCATTACGTCATGCAGGAGCACCGCAAGGTCCCTTTCGCCTG GTGTGCCCCAGAGAGCCTGAAGACACGCACGTTTTCCCACGCTACGGACACGTGGATGTTCGGGGTGACCCTGTGGGAGATGTGCACCTACGGTCAGGAGCCGTGGCTCGGCCTCAACGGCAGTCAG ATCCTCCATAAGATCGACAAGGAGGGCGAGAGGCTGCCGAAGCCCGAGGACTGTCCCCAGGACATCTATAATGTCATGCTGCAGTGCTGGGCGCAGAAACCCGACGACAGGCCTACGTTCGTGGCTCTCCGAGAGTTCCTGATGGAGACCATGCCGACCGACATGAGGGCGCTGCAGGACTTCGACGAGCCCGACAAGCTGCACATCCAGATCAACGacgtcatcaccatcatcgaGGGCAG TCTGTATCTGGGGAACCCCATGGACCCTCCGGATGTCCTCGGGCTGGATCTGAATGCTCCCAGGCCCACGCAGCTTCCCGGGCGAGCCAAAA AGCCAAACTACGACCCAGTTACAGAGGACCTGACGTCCTCCGGTCTGAGGCGCCTCTCGTTAAAAAAGCCCAGCACAAAAGGCCTGAAACTGAAACCGTCAGCTTGGGTTTCAGCCACCAGGCTGAGCGATCGCTCCATTTATGGCCTCCGATCTCCAGGAAGTGGTACTCCCACGGAGGTCTCTCTTATAGACTTTGGAGAGGAAATGTTCTCCTCTACCCCCTCTCCTGTTGTAGAGTCCCAAGTCCCTAGTCTCGCTCGGTTGGCCCTGGAGGCTGAGAATATCTTGGATTGTACCCCACCCCAGAGTCCGTCCCGGTCTCTGCCTCGGCCGCTCCACCCCACACCGGTGGTAGACTGGGACTCGagacctcttcctcctcctccagcgTATGATGACGTAGCACAGGACGAAGACGACATCGAGGTGAGCTCGATCAACAGCACAGAGATGAGAGTTCCCGACGAACCAGGCTCTCCGTATGCTCCCTGTACTCCTGCGTACGAAGACAGACTCCGAGTAGACAATGATCTCTTCCTCCCCTGCAAGCAGAGCCGATCTCACACCTTCTCACAATCGGCCGAGATCTTCCAGGAGCTCCAGCAGGAGTGCATGAGGCGTCTGAACGTCCCCGTAGGCTCCGTGAGTCCTGATCCCTACCGCCAGATCTTCCTGTCGACCTGCGAAGACAAGCCCCAGGTCCCACCTCGAGTCCCGATCCCACCTCGACCTCCAAAAAGCACGGGAAGCGACTGTGCCCGCTGGTCACGTGACCTGTCTCCAGCCTCGTGCGGGGAGGACGAGAAGGAGCGTCCGCCCCAGATCCCCCCGAGGGATCCGCTGTCTCAGCCGGGCTCTCGCACGCCTAGCCCCATGAACCGTACCACACACTACCTCTCCACCTCGCCAGGCAAACTGATGCCCACCACGCAGAGCTTTGCCTCTGACCCCAAATACGCCGCGCCCAAAGTCATTCAGGCCCAAGGCAAAGACAAGGAAGCAACCAAAGGACCCTGCATACTGCCCATCGTCCGAGACGGCAAGAAAGTCAGCAACACGCACTACTACCTGCTGCCCGAGAGGCCCACGTACCTAGACCGCTACGACAAGTTCTTCAAAGAGGCTGAAGAGGACGAGAGGAGGCCGGTCAACACGGCCACGGTCCGACCCATGGTGCAACACCAGGGAGACACAAAATCGAACTTCTCCTGCAATAATAACTGCAGCCTTCCTGCCAGAGCAGGAATTACGAACTCCCTGAGCCTGAACAAAGTCATCACTGAAGGCCTGGGCAGCAGGGCGGAAGGAGCCGCTCACCCTGAAAGAGTTAAACTG GTGCAGGAGGCGGTGCACGGAGTGACGATTGAGGAGTGTCAGACGGCCCTGCAGAACCACAGCTGGAACATGCAGAAGGCTGTGCACTATCTGAAG GTCGAGCAGCTCTTCTGTCTGGGTCTGAAGTCCAGGGTGGAGTGTCATAAGATCCTGGAGATGTGTGACTGGAACCTGGAGCTGGCCAGCACTCAGCTTTTAGACTCTTACGGCTCCGTCAAACAGAC GCGATGA
- the tnk2b gene encoding tyrosine kinase, non-receptor, 2b isoform X4, with translation MLSSSIDFPLKMRRFAKLKKTFPFLAHFHVYRKLGSGMQCEEGTEWLLELLMEVQLQQYFLLIRDDLNVTRLSHFDYVKNEDLEKIGMGRPGQRRLWEAVKRRKAMCKRKSWMSKVFSGKRPDGDFQPQATSTFRKLSGTPPPTDGQQQALTCLIGEKELVLCEKLGDGSFGVVKRGEWVTPGGKVLNVAVKCLKTDVLNQPDALDDFIREVNAMHSLDHQNLIRLYGVVLTHPMKMVTELAPLGSLLDRLRKTQGHFLISTLCQYAIQIANGMAYLETRRFIHRDLAARNILLASNELVKIGDFGLMRALPNNDDHYVMQEHRKVPFAWCAPESLKTRTFSHATDTWMFGVTLWEMCTYGQEPWLGLNGSQILHKIDKEGERLPKPEDCPQDIYNVMLQCWAQKPDDRPTFVALREFLMETMPTDMRALQDFDEPDKLHIQINDVITIIEGSLYLGNPMDPPDVLGLDLNAPRPTQLPGRAKKDPPPRPPQPSALTNKPNYDPVTEDLTSSGLRRLSLKKPSTKGLKLKPSAWVSATRLSDRSIYGLRSPGSGTPTEVSLIDFGEEMFSSTPSPVVESQVPSLARLALEAENILDCTPPQSPSRSLPRPLHPTPVVDWDSRPLPPPPAYDDVAQDEDDIEVSSINSTEMRVPDEPGSPYAPCTPAYEDRLRVDNDLFLPCKQSRSHTFSQSAEIFQELQQECMRRLNVPVGSVSPDPYRQIFLSTCEDKPQVPPRVPIPPRPPKSTGSDCARWSRDLSPASCGEDEKERPPQIPPRDPLSQPGSRTPSPMNRTTHYLSTSPGKLMPTTQSFASDPKYAAPKVIQAQGKDKEATKGPCILPIVRDGKKVSNTHYYLLPERPTYLDRYDKFFKEAEEDERRPVNTATVRPMVQHQGDTKSNFSCNNNCSLPARAGITNSLSLNKVITEGLGSRAEGAAHPERVKLVQEAVHGVTIEECQTALQNHSWNMQKAVHYLKVEQLFCLGLKSRVECHKILEMCDWNLELASTQLLDSYGSVKQTR, from the exons ATGCTCTCTAGTTCGATCGATTTCCCTCTTAAGATGCGGCGCTTTGCCAAGCTCAAAAAAACCTTCCCGTTTCTTGCACATTTCCATGTGTACAGA AAGCTGGGCAGCGGTATGCAGTGTGAAGAAGGCACCGAGTGGCTCCTGGAGCTGCTGATGGAGGTGCAGCTGCAGCAGTATTTCCTGCTCATCCGCGACGACCTCAACGTCACGCGCCTGTCGCACTTCGACTACGTCAAGAACGAAGACCTCGAGAAGATCGGCATGGGTCGACCCG GACAGAGACGGCTGTGGGAGGCGGTGAAGAGGAGAAAAGCGATGTGCAAGCGCAAGTCTTGGATGAGTAAG GTGTTCAGCGGGAAGAGGCCAGACGGAGATTTTCAGCCGCAGGCGACCAGCACTTTCCGGAAGCTTTCGGGCACTCCTCCACCTACAGACGGCCAGCAGCAGGCCCTCACCTGCCTGATCGGCGAGAAGGAGCTGGTGCTGTGCGAGAAGCTCGGAGACGGTTCGTTTGGCGTGGTGAAGCGTGGAGAGTGGGTCACCCCAGGGGGGAAAGTG TTGAACGTGGCGGTGAAGTGTCTGAAGACGGACGTCCTGAACCAGCCGGACGCTCTGGACGACTTCATCCGCGAGGTCAACGCCATGCACTCGCTCGACCACCAGAACCTCATCCGTCTCTACGGAGTCGTCCTCACGCACCCCATGAAGATG GTGACGGAGCTGGCTCCTCTCGGCTCTTTGCTGGACCGCTTGCGGAAGACCCAGGGCCACTTCCTCATCTCCACGCTGTGCCAGTACGCCATCCAGATCGCTAACGGTATGGCCTACCTGGAGACCAGGCGCTTCATTCACCGCGACCTAGCTGCCCGCAACATCCTGCTGGCCTCCAACGAGCTCGTCAAGATCGGCGACTTCGGCCTGATGAGGGCGCTGCCCAACAACGACGATCATTACGTCATGCAGGAGCACCGCAAGGTCCCTTTCGCCTG GTGTGCCCCAGAGAGCCTGAAGACACGCACGTTTTCCCACGCTACGGACACGTGGATGTTCGGGGTGACCCTGTGGGAGATGTGCACCTACGGTCAGGAGCCGTGGCTCGGCCTCAACGGCAGTCAG ATCCTCCATAAGATCGACAAGGAGGGCGAGAGGCTGCCGAAGCCCGAGGACTGTCCCCAGGACATCTATAATGTCATGCTGCAGTGCTGGGCGCAGAAACCCGACGACAGGCCTACGTTCGTGGCTCTCCGAGAGTTCCTGATGGAGACCATGCCGACCGACATGAGGGCGCTGCAGGACTTCGACGAGCCCGACAAGCTGCACATCCAGATCAACGacgtcatcaccatcatcgaGGGCAG TCTGTATCTGGGGAACCCCATGGACCCTCCGGATGTCCTCGGGCTGGATCTGAATGCTCCCAGGCCCACGCAGCTTCCCGGGCGAGCCAAAA AGGATCCTCCCCCTCGGCCCCCTCAGCCTTCTGCGCTCACGAACA AGCCAAACTACGACCCAGTTACAGAGGACCTGACGTCCTCCGGTCTGAGGCGCCTCTCGTTAAAAAAGCCCAGCACAAAAGGCCTGAAACTGAAACCGTCAGCTTGGGTTTCAGCCACCAGGCTGAGCGATCGCTCCATTTATGGCCTCCGATCTCCAGGAAGTGGTACTCCCACGGAGGTCTCTCTTATAGACTTTGGAGAGGAAATGTTCTCCTCTACCCCCTCTCCTGTTGTAGAGTCCCAAGTCCCTAGTCTCGCTCGGTTGGCCCTGGAGGCTGAGAATATCTTGGATTGTACCCCACCCCAGAGTCCGTCCCGGTCTCTGCCTCGGCCGCTCCACCCCACACCGGTGGTAGACTGGGACTCGagacctcttcctcctcctccagcgTATGATGACGTAGCACAGGACGAAGACGACATCGAGGTGAGCTCGATCAACAGCACAGAGATGAGAGTTCCCGACGAACCAGGCTCTCCGTATGCTCCCTGTACTCCTGCGTACGAAGACAGACTCCGAGTAGACAATGATCTCTTCCTCCCCTGCAAGCAGAGCCGATCTCACACCTTCTCACAATCGGCCGAGATCTTCCAGGAGCTCCAGCAGGAGTGCATGAGGCGTCTGAACGTCCCCGTAGGCTCCGTGAGTCCTGATCCCTACCGCCAGATCTTCCTGTCGACCTGCGAAGACAAGCCCCAGGTCCCACCTCGAGTCCCGATCCCACCTCGACCTCCAAAAAGCACGGGAAGCGACTGTGCCCGCTGGTCACGTGACCTGTCTCCAGCCTCGTGCGGGGAGGACGAGAAGGAGCGTCCGCCCCAGATCCCCCCGAGGGATCCGCTGTCTCAGCCGGGCTCTCGCACGCCTAGCCCCATGAACCGTACCACACACTACCTCTCCACCTCGCCAGGCAAACTGATGCCCACCACGCAGAGCTTTGCCTCTGACCCCAAATACGCCGCGCCCAAAGTCATTCAGGCCCAAGGCAAAGACAAGGAAGCAACCAAAGGACCCTGCATACTGCCCATCGTCCGAGACGGCAAGAAAGTCAGCAACACGCACTACTACCTGCTGCCCGAGAGGCCCACGTACCTAGACCGCTACGACAAGTTCTTCAAAGAGGCTGAAGAGGACGAGAGGAGGCCGGTCAACACGGCCACGGTCCGACCCATGGTGCAACACCAGGGAGACACAAAATCGAACTTCTCCTGCAATAATAACTGCAGCCTTCCTGCCAGAGCAGGAATTACGAACTCCCTGAGCCTGAACAAAGTCATCACTGAAGGCCTGGGCAGCAGGGCGGAAGGAGCCGCTCACCCTGAAAGAGTTAAACTG GTGCAGGAGGCGGTGCACGGAGTGACGATTGAGGAGTGTCAGACGGCCCTGCAGAACCACAGCTGGAACATGCAGAAGGCTGTGCACTATCTGAAG GTCGAGCAGCTCTTCTGTCTGGGTCTGAAGTCCAGGGTGGAGTGTCATAAGATCCTGGAGATGTGTGACTGGAACCTGGAGCTGGCCAGCACTCAGCTTTTAGACTCTTACGGCTCCGTCAAACAGAC GCGATGA